From Rhodovibrio salinarum DSM 9154:
AGGTGGCGGAGACGGTTCGCCGCTACGCCTCGACCGGCTACGTCCGCTCCTCGCTGCTGGTCTACGACGGCGGCCGCGGGGCCCAGGCAACCGGCACCGACGGGGCCGTGGCCGAGGCTCAGGGCGCCACGACCTACGCCGCGACCCGCGAGACGGTGAGCGCCAGCACCCAGACGGTCACCACCGCCAGCCGTGGCGCCGCCAATGCGGCACTCGTCGAGGAGCCGGTCAGCGAAGCCGGGGAGAAGAACCGCGAGCGTGCCATGCAGGCCCGCCTCAAGGGCTACGAAGGCGACGCCTGCGGTTCCTGCGGCAACTTCACCCTGGTGCGCAACGGCACCTGCATGAAGTGCGACACCTGCGGCTCGACGAGCGGGTGTAGCTGAGGCCGCTTTCGCTAGGTCCGCAACGGCGCGAGGTTTGTCCTCAAGCGGCGTTGCGGACTGCCTCACTTCACAAGTGGCGCGAGGTTTATCCGCAGCGGCATCTGAAATGTCGTCAACCGAATCTGCGGTACGGCCTAGGTCACAATCCCCCGGACATCGGCTGGTTGCTGGCCCGCTACCGCGAAGCGCGCGCGGCGTTGGAGGCGGCGGGCGTGGGCCACGTTCCCTGCATGAACGACACGTTGGCCGGCAACTTCATGCTGAACGACCGCCAGGAGATCATGCTGGTCGATTTCGAGTACGCCTCCAACAATGATCCCTTTTACGAGCTTGGGCTTTGGTTCGGCGAGATGTTCTTCCCGCCGGAGATCGAGGCGGAGCTGTTGGAGGAGTATTTCGGACGTCTCGACCCGCAGATCGAGGCGCGGGTCTGGATCGGCAAGGCGCTGGCCGACATGAAGTGGTCGACCTGGGCGATGGTGCAGAGCTGCGTCTCCAAGCTGGACTTCGATTTCCACAAGTACGGCGTCTGGAAGCACATGCGCGCCCGGCAGGTCATGCACGATCCGCGCTGGGAGAGTTGGCTGCGCGCGGTCTGAGCATGACCGGGCAAGAGGCCGCGACGCCCGTGGCCGGACTCTCTTCCGCTGCGGTCGGCAACATGCGCGGCGGCCTGAACATGGTGACCGTTGCCTCCTAGACGCTGTTCGTCGGCTGTGGGATCGGTGGTCTCGGCATTGAGCAGGCGTACGCACCATCTGGCCGTTCTATTGCGCCATCCTGGTAGCTCTGATGCTGGTCACCGACGTACCGGCAGTCTCGATGTGGTTGCTAGGTCTGATCGAATAGGGGAAAGCGATATCCGATGCTGAGCAAGCTGTTGATGACCGGCGCTGCGGGCGGCGTGGGCGCGGCGTTGCGCCCGCTGCTGGCAGAGTTCGCGACGTCCGTCGTGCTGTCGGACGTGACCGAGATCACCGACTTGGCAGCGCATGAGTCTTTTCAGCTCTGCGACTTGGGCGACAGCGGGGCCGTGGCGGCGCTGTTTGATGGGGGCGTGGATGGTGTGATCCATCTGGGCGGCGTCTCGGTCGAGAAGACGTTCGACCTGATCCTCAATGCCAACCTCGTTGGCGCCTACAACCTGTTCGAGGCTGCCCGCCATCACGGCCAGCCGCGGATCATCTTCGCCAGTTCCAACCACACGGTCGGCTACTACCGGCGCGACGAGCAGCTGGATAACACGGTGCTGCCGAAGCCGGACTCGCTCTACGGCGTTTCCAAGGTGTTCGGCGAGAGCCTCGCCAGCATGTATTTCAACAAGTTCGGTCAGGAATGCCTGTCGGTGCGCATCGGCTCCTGCTTTCCGAAGCCGGCGGACCCGCGGATGCTGGCGACCTGGCTGGCGGTCGAGGATCTGGCCGACCTGTGTGCGTGCGCCTTTGCCGCGCCCCGGCTCGGCCACACCATCGTCTATGGCGCGTCCGACAACGCCGAAAGCTGGTGGGACAACCGGAACGCCGATTTCCTGGGCTGGCGGCCGAAGCATAGTTCCGCGAAATGGCGCGCCGAAGTCCTTGCGTCGGCCAGCCGCCAGGACGCGCGCGATCCGGCGGTGATCTATCAGGGCGGTGGGTTCGTGGCTGCCGGACATCCATCCGACAAAAGTTAGAGCCGCGAGCAAGGGTATCCACCTTGCCCGCGGCTCTTACTCTCAGGTTTATCGGATAGGGCGCGTCCGCACCGCCTGGGTGGTCGGAAGGGCGCCGGTCCGGCCGCTTATCCCTGCAGCTTCTTCGCTTCTTCCAAGACCTTCTCGACGTGGCCGTCGACCTTGACCTTGCGCCAGGCCTTGCGGACCACCCCTTCGGAATCCAGCAGGAAGGTCGAGCGCTCCACGCCCATGGTCTTCTTGCCGTACATGTTCTTCTCCTTCCATACGCCGAACGCCTGGGCGAGCTCCTTGTCCTCATCGGCGATCAGCGGGAAGGGCAGCTCGTGCTTGGCCTTGAACTTGTCGTGGCTCGCAGCCGTGTCCTTGGACACGCCGACCACGTTGATTCCGGCGTCCGTGACGTCTTCCCAGGCGTCGCGGAAGCCGCAAGCCTCCTTGGTGCAGCCGGGCGTGTCGTCCTTGGGGTAGAAGTAGATCACGGTCGGCCGGCCCTTCAGGTCGGCCAGCGACAGCGTGCCGCCGCCATCGCGGGGCTTCGAGAAGTCCGGGGCGGGATCACCGACGTCGATGGTCATGGTGAGGCGTAACTCCTTGTTATTGAATGACTGATATGAACGTCTCAGGCGGGCTCGGAAGAAACGCCGGAGGGCGTCTCGACGATCTCGGCGAAGATATGGCGCACCCGTTCGGCCGTGGCCACGAGCTTGTCGCGCAAATCCGCGAAGTCGGATGCGCCGACCGCCTGGGCCAGGCGCTGACGTACGCCTTCCGGGGCGGTGTCCTCGTCCACCGCCTGGCCGGCGGTCAGGCGCTGGATGCCCTGAATCTGGCGCATGAAGCGGGTGGCGGCGATCAACTCGTCGGCCAGGTCGCGGTCGAGCTTGCCGGCCTGGGCGAGCTTGTCGAAGGCGGCTTGGGTGTTGCCGTCGATCACCTCGGCCGTGTCCTGGGCGTGGGTGAGTTGTAACGCTTGGGCGGTGAACTCCAGATCCACGATCCCGCCGCGCAGATGCTTGACCTGCCAGATCGTGCTGGCCTTGTGCTCCTGGGCGATCCGCCGGCGCATGTCGGCGGCGTCCGCCAGCAGCTTGGTGCGGTCGCGCGGGGCGGTCAGGACGCCCGTGATCGTTTCCCGCAGCCGTGCGCAGAGCGCCGGGTCGCCCAGGATCGGGCGCGCGCGGGTCAGGGCCATGTGCTCGAACGTCCAGGCCTGTTCCTGCTGGTAGCGCTGGAAGCCGTTGAAGGTGACCGCGATCGGCCCCGAGGCGCCGGACGGGCGCAGGCGCATGTCGACCTCGTACAGTTTGCCCTCGCCGGTTGGCGCGGAGATCGCGTTGATCAGCCGCTGCGCCAGACGGGCGTAATAGCGCGTCGGTTCCAGCGGCTTCGGGCCGTCGGATTCCTGGTCCTTATCCTCGGCCTCATAGACAAAGATCAGGTCCAGGTCGCTGGAGATCGTCATCTCCCGGCCGCCCAGCTTGCCCATTGCGACCACCGCCATGCCGGGGCCGGGCAGGCGGCCATGCTTCTCCGCGAAGTCCGCCTGCACATGCGGCCAGACGCCTTCCAGCGCGACCTCCGCGATCTCGCTCATCGCCCGGCCGACCTCGTCGACGTCGGCGGCGTGCTCCAGCAGGTGCACGCCGACTTGGAAGCGCCGGTCGTTCGCCCAGCGCCGGCAGATGTCGAGCACATCCTGAAAGTCGCGCGCGTCCGACAGCAGGCCGGTCAACTCGTCTGACAGGGCGTCGCGTTCCGGGATGCTCTCGAAGAAACCCGGCTGCAGCACAGCTTCCAAGAGGCCCGGATGGCGACTCAGATGGTCGGCCAGGGCCGGCGCGGCGCCCACGATCGAGGCCAGCAGTTGCAACAGCCGCGGGTTGGCGTAGAGCATCGAGAACAGCTGCACGCCGGCCGGCAGGCCCGCCAGGAACTCATCGAACTTGGTGAGCGCGCTGTCGGGATGCGACGTCTTGCCGAGTTCCTCCAACAACGCCGGGATCAACTCGGTCAGGAACTCTCGCGAGCGGCGCGAGCGGGTCGCCTTGTAGCGGCCGCGATGCCAGGTGGCGACGACGTGGAACACCTTCTCGCCGTCCTGGAAACCCAGGGTGGCGAGCGTTTTGAGCGTTTCCGGGTCAGGCTCGCCGCCGGTGAATACCAGGTTGCCCGGCCCGGACAGCGACGGCTCCTCCTCGAACAGGGCGGCGTAGCGGTCCTCCACCGTATGCAGGTGGCCCAGCAGTTCCCGTCGGAAGGAGTCGCTCTCGGGATAGTTCATGAACCCTGCGATCTCGTCCAAACCCGCATCGTCCTCGGGCAGGCTTTGCGTCTGCTGGTCTTCGACCATCTGCAGCCGGTGTTCCAGCCGGCGCAGGTAGGCGTAGGCATCGGATAGCGCACGGGCGTCGTCGGGATCGATGTGCCCGGCCTTGGCCAGCGCCGCCAACGCCTCCTGCGTGCGGGGGCTGCGCAGGCGCTGTTCCCGTCCGCCCCAGATCAGCTGCTGGGTCTGGGCGTAGAACTCGATCTCCCGAATGCCGCCCCGGCCGAGCTTCACGTTGTGGCCGGCGACCGTGACCGTGCTGCCGCCCTTGTGCGCGTAGATCTGCCGCTTGATCGAATGGACGTCCTGGATCGCCCAGAAGTCGAGGTGTTTGCGCCAGACGAACGGGCGCAGCACCTGCAGGAACTGTTGTCCGAGCGCGATGTCACCGGCGTGGGCGCGCGCCTTGATCATCGCCGCGCGTTCCCAGTTCTGGCCCAGGCTTTCGTAGTAGGTCTCCGCCGCGTCGAACGACAGCGCCAGCGGCGTCGCCGACGGGTCGGGGCGCAGCCGCAGATCGCAGCGGAAGACGAAGCCATCCTTGGTCCGCTCCTCGAGCAGACGCACCAGTTCGCGCGTGATGCGCACTGCGACGTCGTGGAAATCCTTACTCCCAGTATAGGGCGCGCGGTCGGGATCGTGGATCACGATCAAGTCGATGTCGGAGGAGTAGTTGAGCTCTCCCGCGCCCAGTTTGCCCATCGCCAGCACTGCGATGCCGCAGCCCTGCGTCGGATTGTCCGGGTCGGCGATCTCCCATTGGCCGCGTTCGGCGTACTTGCGTATCTGGCTGGCAAGCGCGGTGTCGACGGCCGCGTCCGCGAAAGCGCTCAGCGCCGCCGTCACCTGGTCCAGATCCCACAGCCCGGCGATGTCGGCCAGGGCCACACCCAGCGCGGTCAGGCGCCGGCACTGGCGTAGCACACGCATGCAGGTTGCGGGGTCGTCGGTATCCGCTTCCGTGCGCACGCGCGTTAGCTGCTCGGCGAGCACCGCGTCCGGTCCCCGTTGCAGCAGGTCGCGGAAGCCCGCGAGGTCCGCCATGGCACAGTCGCTCAGGAAGGGCGAGTTGGAGAAGATGCCCTCCAGGAGCGCGCGGCCGTCCGGGTCGTTGGCAAGTGCGCGACAGAACTCTGCGAGTTCGGTGTCGTCCAGCCGGGCGACACGCTCCTGCCAGTGCTGGAAGCCGAGGTCGACCTGCTGCTGGTTGGTGGCGCGGGGCAGGTTGTCGGCGCGGTAAGGAAGGGGGTGGCCAGCGGTCATCTGGGGGTCCGGCGTGTGGCATCGTAAGGGGAGAGCGTGCGAAGGCCGTGACGTGGGGTCAAGGCATCTAGGCGACGATGTATGCGTCATGCGAACCTAAGAGGGATGGTTAAGCGTACGACCCGCATTTTTCTCGACCTCATCGGCGGCCTGGCCGCGCTCACCCTGATCGTGGGCGGCGTATTGGTGTGGCGTTTGGCGCAGGGCCCGGTGCAGCTTGATTTTCTGACCCCCCGCATCGAGACGGCGCTGAGCGAGGGCAGCGGCGATTTCGACATCGACGTCGGCACCACGGTTCTGGCGTGGGAGGGCTGGCCCGAGACGTTCGTTTTGCGGGTGCGTGACGTACAGGCGAGTCGCGATGGGCAGCCGGTGGCCAGCCTGCCGGCATTGGACCTACGGCTCAGCCTGCCGGCCCTGGCCCAGGGGACGGTGGCGCCGACGGCCGTGACCGGCCGCGGGGCGACTCTCACGATCGTGCGCGATGCCGAGGGGGTGCGCTTCGGCGGGGATGCGCCGACGGCGGAACGGCGTTCGACAGGTCAGGGTGTTTCAGCCGTCGTGCCGGCGCTGCTGACCGACCTGATGGCGGAGCCGGGCCCGGACCGGCCGCTCAGCTATCTGCAAAGCCTGCGCGTCGTGGGCACGCGAATTATCCTGCGCGACGAGACTCTGGGCGTGGTCTGGGTTGCGCCCGATGCGTCCGTGCAACTGCGCCGGACGGAGGCCGGACTCGACGGACAAGCCGATCTCGCGGTGGCGCTTGGTCGCGAGGACCTGCACGCGCAGGCAGAGATCGCTTACGTGCGCGGTAGTGGTCGGCTGGACGTTTCCGCGGGCTTCGATGGCTTGCGCCTGGACGCCTTGGCCGCACGCCTGCCGCAGCTGGCCAAGGCGCGGGAAATCGCACTTCCGCTCTCAGGTCGGGCGGAGGCGACGCTGGCGCTATCGGGCGAAATCCGCGCGGCCGCGGCTGAGGTGACCGGCGGCGAAGGCACGCTGGCCGTGCCGGAGCTGCTGCCGGAACCGCGACCGGTTCGCAACCTGCGCGCCAAGGTCAGCTATGATGCGGTGGCCCGGCAAGGCAGTCTGGAGACCTTCGAGGTCGCCTTCGGCGACGCTCCGGACGGCGGTCCGACCATCACGGCCAGCGCGTCGGCCCAGATGACGCCGGCGGGCGCCGGCGTGGCCAACGTCATGCTGTCCGCGACAGGTTTGAACCTGGACCGGTTGGGCGACTACTGGCCGGTCGGGATGGCGGCCAACGCGCGCGACTGGGTGGTTCCCAACATCCGGACCGGCACGGCGGAACGCGCCGAACTGACCGCGGATCTGCGCATGCCGGCGGAAGGCGGGCTGGAATCGATCGAGCTGGCGGAGCTGAACGGGCAGATCGATTACACGGGCCTGGACGTGCACTACCTGCGCCCGATGCCGCCCGTGACCGACGTGGCCGGCACAGCCAGCTTCACTGCGGACCGTTTCGACCTGCAGATCGCAGGCGGCCGGTTGGGGGATCTGACGATCCCCTCGGGCGATATTGCCATCACCGGCATGCAGGACAGTGACCAGTTCATCGACATCGCCTTCGGTCTTCAGGGTCAATTGCGCCAGGCGCTGCAGTTGCTCGACCACCCGCGGCTCGACCTGCTGGATCGGCTCGACCTTAACCCCGACAGCGTTTCGGGTCAGATCGACCAGGGGAAGGTGACCTTCGCCTTCCCGCTGATCGACGCGCTGACGTTCGAGCAGACGGAGGTCCAGGCCGATGCCGAGCTGTCCGATGTCGGCGTGGCGGACTTCGTGCTGGGCCAGGACGCGAGCGATGGCGATCTCGATCTGTCGGTCAATAAGACAGGCATGACGGTGACCGGGCCGGTGCGCCTGGGCGGCGTTCAGGTTGAGGAGATGACCTGGCGGGAACGCTTCGAGGCCGATGCCGAGGTGGTCACCCAGATCGACGCCGAGGTTCCGGCGTTGTCGGCGCCTGCGCGCGCCCGCCTGGGCGTCGAGACGCGGCCCTACCTGGACGGTCCGGTCGGGCTCGACGTCACCTACCGGTCGTTCCGGGGCGCGCGCTCCAGCGTGCGGCTTGGCGCCGATCTAAGCCCCGCGCGCGTTGCGCTGGAAGCTGCACAGTGGGTGAAGCCGCCGGGCAATCCCGGGCGCCTTGACGCCACGCTTAATCTTGAGGACGGCGCCCCGGTTGCGCTTACCGAGGTCGAGGCTTCAGCGGTCGCGCAGGATGGCAAAGAACTGCGCGCGACAAGCGGCAGCGCGCGGCTCTCGGACGGCGGCCGGCGGCTGCAGCGCGTTCAGCTCGCAGAACTACGTCTGGGCCGGAACGATCTGCAGGAGCTAAAACTGTCGCGCACCGAGACCGGCTGGTCGGCGGAGATTGGTGGTGGTGTGTTGGATCTGGCGCCCTATCTGGAGACCGCGCTGGCAGGCGCGCGGGATTCCGGCGCCGACGTCGACCGCCCCCCGACGCTTGAGTTGCGGCCATCAGACCTGCGGCGTGTTCACTTTGCCCGGGATCGCTATGTCGAGAACGTCACGCTGTCGGCCCGGCGCGGATCGGAAGGCTGGTGGCGGGCGATCCGGATCGCGGGAGAAGCGCCTGCGCGTTTCGCCCACAAGGACGCGGGACGCGCCGGTGGCGCGCGTCCGTTCGATCTGAGCTACGGCCCGGGCCCGAATGATGGTCCACGGCAATTGAAGGTTCATGCCGCCGACAGTGGCGCCATGCTGCGGGCGCTCAACATCTATGACAGCATCGAGGGCGGAACGATGCGCATCGACGGGACCGCCCGCAGCTCGTCGCCATCCAGCCCGCTCGACGTCCAGGTACGGATCAGCGACTTCCGTCTGGTCGATGCGCCGACCATGGCGCGGATCCTCACTCTCGGCTCCTTCACCGGTATTCGCAACGTCATGCAGGGAGAAGGCATCACCTTCCAATCCCTGACCGGGAAGGTTGTGTACGATCGCGGCCAGCTCACCACGGATCTGCTGCACGCTTATGGTTCCGCGTTGGGTGTAACGCTTCAGGGCGCGGTTAATCTGGATTCAGAAGAACTCGATCTGAGCGGCGTGGTCGTGCCGGCCGCCTCGACGAACAGGGTCTTGGGCAACATCCCGGTGTTGGGCACGCTGCTGACCGGTGGGGAGGGGCAGGGGCTGTTCGCCGTATCCTATGCGGTTACGGGAGCGCTCGGAGAGCCGAACGTGTCGGTGAACCCGCTGTCCGCCCTCGCGCCCGGCTTTTTGCGTGGCCTGTTCGGGCGACTGGGCGACCTCAAGCAGAGCGAGCCCAACCCCGATTGGCCGCCCAAGCGCCCGAACAATTAGCCTGGGGGATGCGACAAAAAGGCGGTTGCATAGTTCGCAAATTCACTGCCGTTTGGTAGTATAAAGCCCTTCGTGGTCACCTCAAACGGAGGGAAGAATGGCTGACAACACCATGAACCACATTATAGAGAACTCACCAGAGCAGGTTGTCTACAAGAAACCCAGGCTCACTTACCCGGGGGGTCCTTCTTTGGCTTCTGCTGCGTTACCTTTCATAACTTGCGCTCGAACTCATCTTCGTCTTCCGCGCAGCCGTGTTCGCGGGCGGTTTTGACGAATTTCTCTCGTTGCCTTTCGCTAGTGCTTTTCGGCTTGCTATTTGATGTCTTCTTCGCCCGAACGCCCTGAATATGGCTTTGTCGCCTATATTGATGAGTCTGGCGACGACGGCTTGGCCAAGGTGAAGCCTATTGACGAGAACGGCTCGAGCGAATGGCTCGTCCTCGCAGCGGTTGTCGTTGATGCGGAGAACGAGCGGGAGACGATCCAATGGGTACGAAAGATCATTGGTAACTTCCGAAACCACCAACGATGCGATCTTCATTTCTCTGGCTTGAACCCTGCAAAAAAATTAGTCACGTGCAAATCGATCGCTGATCTGCCTGTCCGGTGCTTCGCAGTCGCCTCGAACAAGAAGAACATGAGGGGATACACGAACCCTAATGCCGCAAAAATTCCATCCAAAAACTGGTTCTACTGTTGGATGACTCGTATCTTACTCGAACGGGTAACACACTTCGTTGAAAGTAAGTCTATTGATAAGTATGGCAGCGTCAAGAAGTTGAAAATTGAATACAGCGAGCGGGGCGGGCTCTCTTACTCCCAGATGACTGCCTATTATGAATGGCTGAAGATGAAAAGTTCAGCCAATAACCTCTATCTACCGCTAGGTGACCTTGCTTGGAGCGTCATGCACCGAGACTTGCTCGACGTCTACAACCACACAGAACGTGCAGGGCTACAACTCGCTGATGCAGTGGCGGGCTCCGTGTTCAAGGGATGTGATGTCTACGATACAGGTGCATGCGATCCGCAGTTTGCAATGGCATTGGGTAAAAGAATGGGCCGAGCACCAGACACAGCAACTGGCCAAATTTCGGGCTACGGACTTAAACTCATGCCGAACATGCGAAAGGCCCAACTCCGGCCAGAGCAAGAAGCCATATTTCGCCATTATGGCTACCCGAAAGAATGGTGGGCCCCGGCCCCGTCTAATCCATCGGCCTTTTAGCCCAGCGGTCTCCTAAGTACCGAGCGTCCTATGGACGCCGTGGGACTGGCTACCCACAGCCCGGGAGCATTCCGGCGTTCCCACCATGACTATAGTGTAGGATTCAGTCTTTGGAATCAATGGTTTGATGCAAATCATTGTTTCGATTCACTTTTTGCGTCGTCGGCTGATCAGCCCTCTGATAGGTTAGCCGCTTGCCTTTGGCGCTTCACGTTTTTATGGATGATGGTGCCAGCGTGGCAGCCTTCAGAGCATTCACCAGCATCGTATGGGCTTGGCCGGTGTTGCGGTCAACCAACGCCAGCACTTTGTGTTTGTGATGGTAGCCCCGACCTTTCTTCCCGTCCTTCGGCTTGATGCTTCGGTCTTGACCGATGAACGTTTTGTTCACCTCGACCGCACCGCTATGCTCACCGAACGGCTCCAGGTCCCCGAGCCGCATTACCTCACGCAGTCGATGCACCATGAGCCATGCGGACTTGTACGTGATCTTCAGCTAGCTTGTGGGCGCTCATGCCCTTCTTGTCTTGTTGGATCGGAGAAGGTAAGCCGCTT
This genomic window contains:
- a CDS encoding phosphotransferase, yielding MRPLSLGPQRREVCPQAALRTASLHKWREVYPQRHLKCRQPNLRYGLGHNPPDIGWLLARYREARAALEAAGVGHVPCMNDTLAGNFMLNDRQEIMLVDFEYASNNDPFYELGLWFGEMFFPPEIEAELLEEYFGRLDPQIEARVWIGKALADMKWSTWAMVQSCVSKLDFDFHKYGVWKHMRARQVMHDPRWESWLRAV
- a CDS encoding NAD-dependent epimerase/dehydratase family protein, with translation MLSKLLMTGAAGGVGAALRPLLAEFATSVVLSDVTEITDLAAHESFQLCDLGDSGAVAALFDGGVDGVIHLGGVSVEKTFDLILNANLVGAYNLFEAARHHGQPRIIFASSNHTVGYYRRDEQLDNTVLPKPDSLYGVSKVFGESLASMYFNKFGQECLSVRIGSCFPKPADPRMLATWLAVEDLADLCACAFAAPRLGHTIVYGASDNAESWWDNRNADFLGWRPKHSSAKWRAEVLASASRQDARDPAVIYQGGGFVAAGHPSDKS
- the bcp gene encoding thioredoxin-dependent thiol peroxidase, with translation MTIDVGDPAPDFSKPRDGGGTLSLADLKGRPTVIYFYPKDDTPGCTKEACGFRDAWEDVTDAGINVVGVSKDTAASHDKFKAKHELPFPLIADEDKELAQAFGVWKEKNMYGKKTMGVERSTFLLDSEGVVRKAWRKVKVDGHVEKVLEEAKKLQG
- a CDS encoding bifunctional [glutamine synthetase] adenylyltransferase/[glutamine synthetase]-adenylyl-L-tyrosine phosphorylase; this encodes MTAGHPLPYRADNLPRATNQQQVDLGFQHWQERVARLDDTELAEFCRALANDPDGRALLEGIFSNSPFLSDCAMADLAGFRDLLQRGPDAVLAEQLTRVRTEADTDDPATCMRVLRQCRRLTALGVALADIAGLWDLDQVTAALSAFADAAVDTALASQIRKYAERGQWEIADPDNPTQGCGIAVLAMGKLGAGELNYSSDIDLIVIHDPDRAPYTGSKDFHDVAVRITRELVRLLEERTKDGFVFRCDLRLRPDPSATPLALSFDAAETYYESLGQNWERAAMIKARAHAGDIALGQQFLQVLRPFVWRKHLDFWAIQDVHSIKRQIYAHKGGSTVTVAGHNVKLGRGGIREIEFYAQTQQLIWGGREQRLRSPRTQEALAALAKAGHIDPDDARALSDAYAYLRRLEHRLQMVEDQQTQSLPEDDAGLDEIAGFMNYPESDSFRRELLGHLHTVEDRYAALFEEEPSLSGPGNLVFTGGEPDPETLKTLATLGFQDGEKVFHVVATWHRGRYKATRSRRSREFLTELIPALLEELGKTSHPDSALTKFDEFLAGLPAGVQLFSMLYANPRLLQLLASIVGAAPALADHLSRHPGLLEAVLQPGFFESIPERDALSDELTGLLSDARDFQDVLDICRRWANDRRFQVGVHLLEHAADVDEVGRAMSEIAEVALEGVWPHVQADFAEKHGRLPGPGMAVVAMGKLGGREMTISSDLDLIFVYEAEDKDQESDGPKPLEPTRYYARLAQRLINAISAPTGEGKLYEVDMRLRPSGASGPIAVTFNGFQRYQQEQAWTFEHMALTRARPILGDPALCARLRETITGVLTAPRDRTKLLADAADMRRRIAQEHKASTIWQVKHLRGGIVDLEFTAQALQLTHAQDTAEVIDGNTQAAFDKLAQAGKLDRDLADELIAATRFMRQIQGIQRLTAGQAVDEDTAPEGVRQRLAQAVGASDFADLRDKLVATAERVRHIFAEIVETPSGVSSEPA
- a CDS encoding YhdP family protein, whose translation is MVKRTTRIFLDLIGGLAALTLIVGGVLVWRLAQGPVQLDFLTPRIETALSEGSGDFDIDVGTTVLAWEGWPETFVLRVRDVQASRDGQPVASLPALDLRLSLPALAQGTVAPTAVTGRGATLTIVRDAEGVRFGGDAPTAERRSTGQGVSAVVPALLTDLMAEPGPDRPLSYLQSLRVVGTRIILRDETLGVVWVAPDASVQLRRTEAGLDGQADLAVALGREDLHAQAEIAYVRGSGRLDVSAGFDGLRLDALAARLPQLAKAREIALPLSGRAEATLALSGEIRAAAAEVTGGEGTLAVPELLPEPRPVRNLRAKVSYDAVARQGSLETFEVAFGDAPDGGPTITASASAQMTPAGAGVANVMLSATGLNLDRLGDYWPVGMAANARDWVVPNIRTGTAERAELTADLRMPAEGGLESIELAELNGQIDYTGLDVHYLRPMPPVTDVAGTASFTADRFDLQIAGGRLGDLTIPSGDIAITGMQDSDQFIDIAFGLQGQLRQALQLLDHPRLDLLDRLDLNPDSVSGQIDQGKVTFAFPLIDALTFEQTEVQADAELSDVGVADFVLGQDASDGDLDLSVNKTGMTVTGPVRLGGVQVEEMTWRERFEADAEVVTQIDAEVPALSAPARARLGVETRPYLDGPVGLDVTYRSFRGARSSVRLGADLSPARVALEAAQWVKPPGNPGRLDATLNLEDGAPVALTEVEASAVAQDGKELRATSGSARLSDGGRRLQRVQLAELRLGRNDLQELKLSRTETGWSAEIGGGVLDLAPYLETALAGARDSGADVDRPPTLELRPSDLRRVHFARDRYVENVTLSARRGSEGWWRAIRIAGEAPARFAHKDAGRAGGARPFDLSYGPGPNDGPRQLKVHAADSGAMLRALNIYDSIEGGTMRIDGTARSSSPSSPLDVQVRISDFRLVDAPTMARILTLGSFTGIRNVMQGEGITFQSLTGKVVYDRGQLTTDLLHAYGSALGVTLQGAVNLDSEELDLSGVVVPAASTNRVLGNIPVLGTLLTGGEGQGLFAVSYAVTGALGEPNVSVNPLSALAPGFLRGLFGRLGDLKQSEPNPDWPPKRPNN
- a CDS encoding DUF3800 domain-containing protein — its product is MSSSPERPEYGFVAYIDESGDDGLAKVKPIDENGSSEWLVLAAVVVDAENERETIQWVRKIIGNFRNHQRCDLHFSGLNPAKKLVTCKSIADLPVRCFAVASNKKNMRGYTNPNAAKIPSKNWFYCWMTRILLERVTHFVESKSIDKYGSVKKLKIEYSERGGLSYSQMTAYYEWLKMKSSANNLYLPLGDLAWSVMHRDLLDVYNHTERAGLQLADAVAGSVFKGCDVYDTGACDPQFAMALGKRMGRAPDTATGQISGYGLKLMPNMRKAQLRPEQEAIFRHYGYPKEWWAPAPSNPSAF
- a CDS encoding transposase; protein product: MVHRLREVMRLGDLEPFGEHSGAVEVNKTFIGQDRSIKPKDGKKGRGYHHKHKVLALVDRNTGQAHTMLVNALKAATLAPSSIKT